A single genomic interval of Takifugu flavidus isolate HTHZ2018 chromosome 19, ASM371156v2, whole genome shotgun sequence harbors:
- the selenoi gene encoding ethanolaminephosphotransferase 1: protein MALYEYVTQEQLAGFDKYKYSAVDTNPLSVYVMHPFWNFVVKFLPTWLAPNLITFTGFMFLVLNFLMLAFFDFDFTASAAGHEHVPSWVWVAAGIFNFLAYTLDGVDGKQARRTNSSTPLGELFDHGLDSWACIFFVATVYSIFGRGESGVGVATLYYILWVVLFSFILSHWEKYNTGILFLPWGYDISQVTISFVYLVTAVVGVETWYQPILWHLLYRDIFTFMIIACSFTVTLPMSLYNVLKAHRSNSLKHDSFYEAFLPFLSPVLFFVLSTTWVVFSPSNILEVQPRIFYLMVGTAFANVTCKLIVCQMSNTRCQPLSWLLLPMALVVLLAVTGVVANETMLLYVWTIAVILAHIHYGVSVVQQLSNHFNIKAFSLKKPNADUQEEERIGLTEAEV, encoded by the exons ATGGCTCTCTACGAATATGTCACTCAGGAGCAGCTTGCAGGCTTCGATAAATACAAG TACAGTGCAGTCGACACGAATCCACTGTCCGTCTATGTTATGCACCCTTTTTGGAACTTTGTTGTCAAG TTTTTACCAACATGGCTGGCACCAAATCTTATAACATTTACAGGATTTATGTTTCTTGTATTGAATTTCCTCATGTTGGCGTTCTTTGATTTCGACTTCACTGCCTCAG CTGCAGGACATGAACACGTGCCTAGTTGGGTCTGGGTTGCTGCTGGGATCTTCAACTTCTTGGCCTACACACTCG ACGGCGTTGATGGTAAACAAGCTCGTCGAACCAACTCCTCCACCCCACTGGGGGAGCTCTTCGACCACGGCCTGGACAGTTGGGCCTGCATCTTTTTTGTGGCCACCGTCTACTCCATATTTGGTCGAGGGGAAAGCGGAGTGGGCGTCGCCACGCTGTACTACATCCTGTGGGTGGTGCTATTCTCTTTCATTCTGTCTCACTGGGAGAAGTACAACACCGGCATCTTGTTTTTGCCATGGGGATACGATATCAGCCAAGTG ACCATCTCCTTTGTTTACTTGGTGACTGCTGTGGTTGGCGTGGAAACGTGGTACCAGCCAATCCTGTGGCACTTGCTGTACAGAGACATTTTCACCTTTATGATCATCG CCTGTTCCTTCACTGTGACTCTGCCAATGAGCCTCTACAATGTCCTAAA AGCTCACCGCAGTAACTCGCTGAAACACGACAGCTTTTACGAAGCTTTCCTGCCTTTCctttctcctgtcctcttctttgttTTGTCTACTACCTGGGTCGTGTTCTCTCCTTCCAACATTCTAGAGGTGCAGCCCAGGATCTTCTACCTCATGGTGGGGACGGCCTTTGCAAATGTCACG TGTAAACTCATTGTGTGCCAGATGAGCAACACGCGTTGTCAGCCACTGAGCTGGCTCTTGCTGCCCATGGCCCTGGTGGTATTATTAGCTGTGACCGGGGTGGTTGCAAATGAGACCATGCTGCTGTATGTGTGGACAATCGCTGTCATACTAGCACACATACACTACGGAGTGTCGGTG GTCCAACAGCTCAGCAACCACTTCAACATCAAGGCCTTCTCCCTGAAAAAGCCCAACGCAGactgacaggaagaggaacgaATCGGCTTGACAGAAGCGGAGGTCTAG
- the ost4 gene encoding dolichyl-diphosphooligosaccharide--protein glycosyltransferase subunit 4 yields MVTDVQLAIFANMLGVSLFLLVVLYHYVAVNNPKKQE; encoded by the coding sequence ATGGTGACAGACGTGCAGCTGGCCATTTTTGCCAACATGCTTGGTGTGTCATTATTCCTGCTGGTGGTTTTATATCATTATGTTGCTGTCAACAACCCCAAGAAGCAGGAATGA